From Campylobacter concisus:
CATGAAATGGAGCGTAATAAGAAGCTAAAAGAGAAAGAGGAGCTGGAGAAATTTATTGCGAGATTTTCAGCAAATGCGAGCAAGGCAAAGCAAGCGACCTCTCGTGCAAAACAGCTTGAAAAGCTCGATATTGCAGAGATCGCAGTATCAAGCAGGCGTGATCCTAGCATATTATTTCGTGCAAACCGTGAGATAGGAAATGAGCTAATAGAGCTTAAAAATATAAGTAAGAAATTTGATGATAAGGTGATATTTGAAAACTTTAACTTTAAGCTCGAAAAGGGCGATAAGCTAGCCATCATCGGTCATAACGGCGTTGGTAAAAGTACGCTTTGTAAGATCATAATGGGCGAGCTAAAGCCTGACGCGGGAGAGGTGCATATAGGTGCGACCATCGAGCTAGGATATTTTGCGCAAGATACGGTAAATAAGATAGATGGCGAGCTAAAGCTTTATGAATATTTGCAAGATGCCAAAAACAAGGATATCGACGAGATCAGAAAGTGCCTTGGTAGGATGCTCTTTAGCGGCGCTGAGCAAGAAAAGGCAGTGGGCGCGCTAAGTGGTGGCGAAAAACACCGAGTAAGGCTAGCTCAGCTCATGCTTCACAGGCCAAATTTACTTGTCATGGACGAGCCAAATAACCACCTCGACCTTGAGGCTATCATCGCACTTGGCGAGGCATTTTATAACTTTAATGGCTCAGTCATCTGCGTAAGCCACGACAGGGAGCTAATAGACGCCTTTGCAAATAGAATTTTACACCTAAAAGGCAATGGCGAAGTGGTTGATTTTAAAGGTACATACGAAGAGTATAGAGCAAATTTAGGGCTTGAGAGCTAAAATTTGTTATTTCTTGCTCCTGATTGTAGGGGCAAGATTAAAATTTATATTTACTACAAAATCTTGCAAGTATTAATCTAACCATATAAATTAA
This genomic window contains:
- the abc-f gene encoding ribosomal protection-like ABC-F family protein: MLEVRGLTQRFASSLLFEDVNLKLNRHNRYGLIGANGAGKSTFLKILSGAIEPTSGEIIIENGLKVGVLGQDQFAFENFTLKDAVLYGNKRLYDAVKEKEKLYMSEEFTDEINERLSELEMISAEEDPSYEYETRIEKILSSLGLNEFDKLMSEVENSDKVKVLLAQVLFPKPDILFLDEPTNNLDIDAIAWLENELNRHEGTLVVISHDRHFLNRVCTNILDVDFKKIREFSGNYDDWYMAANLIAKQHEMERNKKLKEKEELEKFIARFSANASKAKQATSRAKQLEKLDIAEIAVSSRRDPSILFRANREIGNELIELKNISKKFDDKVIFENFNFKLEKGDKLAIIGHNGVGKSTLCKIIMGELKPDAGEVHIGATIELGYFAQDTVNKIDGELKLYEYLQDAKNKDIDEIRKCLGRMLFSGAEQEKAVGALSGGEKHRVRLAQLMLHRPNLLVMDEPNNHLDLEAIIALGEAFYNFNGSVICVSHDRELIDAFANRILHLKGNGEVVDFKGTYEEYRANLGLES